GCAAGACTGCAAAAATTTCAAATTCTTGCGTGCGATTGCGCACGCTGTGATATTGGACTTTTTTGCGCCGTTCCTTGGGTTTTTTGAAAGACCTGCGTCAGAGGGAATTTGTCAATAGGCAGTTAGCAGGCCGAACGGCCCAAAATGATGCAAGACCCATGGAAAAACACATGCACAAGAGTATTATCAGTGTGGTGGGGCAGGACCGACCAGGAATAGTGGCTGATGTTGCGGCCATACTCGCTGAATTGGAATGCAATATTGAGGATGTCTCCCAGACGATCCTCCAGGGGCAATTTGCGGCCCTGTTTATTGCCAGTATTCCAGGAGCGCAGTCCGTCAACGAGGTCCGCACCAGCCTCGAAGACCGTTTGGCTCCTCAGGGCCTGAACTGTGTCGTTCGCGAATTCGAGGAAAGCGCTGCGCCTTCGCCTCGGGAGGCTGCGTCGTTCGTGATCATCACCATCGGGCCCGATGCCCCGGGCCTGATCGCCGCCATGGCCGGGGTGCTCAAAACCCATGCGGTCAATATCTGTAATCTTCAGGCGGTCAATCGGTCTCAGGCCTATCCGGATCAGATGGTCATGATTTACGAAGTCACCGTGCCTGAAGACACCTCGCTGCCGGCGTTGCGGACCGCTTTGCAGCAGCGCGCCGCCCGTGACGGACTGGAGGTCAGCGTCCAGCACAAGGCGATCTTCGAAGAGATTCACCGGCTATAACCATACTGCCGACTCGCGAACCAGAGGCACGATCCGGTCGGACAGTTCCTGTCGGCTTTTCAGCAGTTTCCTACCATGCGGAGCGTTTATGCTTACCGAAAGTGAAGTCCTTTCAACCCTGCAGATGGTCCAAAACGAACATCTCGATGTGCGGACCGTGACGCTGGGGGTCAGTCTCTATGATTGTCAGAGCGATGATGTGCAGCGTCTGACACAGAATATCTACAACAAGATTTACCGGCTCGGCCGGTCCTTTGTCGCTCTATGCGATCAGGTCGGCGAAAAATACGGTATCGAGGTCGTCAACAAGCGCATAGCCGTGAGCCCGGCCGCGTTGGTCGCCGCTGCATGCCGGCCCGAGGAATTTGTCGAAGTGGCCCGGTGCCTGGACCGGGCCGCCCACGATGTCGGCGTCGATTTTATCGGCGGGTTCACGGCATTGGTCGAAAAAGGGATGGCACCCGGGGACACGCATCTGCTGGAAGCCATGCCTGAAGCCCTGGCGTCGACCGAGCGTGTTTGCGCGTCGGTCAATGTCGCTTCGTCACGTTCCGGGCTGAATATGGACGCCATCGCGCGTATGGGAGAGGTGCTCAAGGAAACAGCGGCGGCCACGGCGGACCGGGATGGGCTGGGGTGCGCCAAATTGTGCGTCTTCGCCAACCTTCCTGAAGATGTTCCCTTTATGGCCGGAGCCTATCTGGGAGCTGGAGAACCGGACGCGGTCATCAATGTCGGCGTCAGTGGGCCCGGCGTGGTCAAGAAGGCCATTGACCGGGCGGTGGCCGCAAATCCTGAGTTGTCGCTGGGGGAATTGTCCGAAACCATCAAACGCACGGCGTATAAGGTCACCCGGGTCGGTGAGATCGTTGGTCGGGAAGTGGCCAAGGGCCTTGGCGTCGGGTTCGGGATTGTCGACTTGTCCCTGGCGCCGACCCCGAATGTGGGGGACAGCGTCGGTGAGATATTCCAGTCGCTGGGGCTCTCCCATATCGGAGTGCCCGGTTCGACGGCGCTTTTGGCTATGCTCAACGATGCCGTGAAAAAAGGGGGGGCCTTTGCCAGTTCGTCTGTGGGAGGACTGTCCGGGGCGTTTATTCCGGTCAGCGAAG
The sequence above is drawn from the Desulfohalobium retbaense DSM 5692 genome and encodes:
- a CDS encoding glycine cleavage system protein R, with the translated sequence MHKSIISVVGQDRPGIVADVAAILAELECNIEDVSQTILQGQFAALFIASIPGAQSVNEVRTSLEDRLAPQGLNCVVREFEESAAPSPREAASFVIITIGPDAPGLIAAMAGVLKTHAVNICNLQAVNRSQAYPDQMVMIYEVTVPEDTSLPALRTALQQRAARDGLEVSVQHKAIFEEIHRL
- a CDS encoding PFL family protein; amino-acid sequence: MLTESEVLSTLQMVQNEHLDVRTVTLGVSLYDCQSDDVQRLTQNIYNKIYRLGRSFVALCDQVGEKYGIEVVNKRIAVSPAALVAAACRPEEFVEVARCLDRAAHDVGVDFIGGFTALVEKGMAPGDTHLLEAMPEALASTERVCASVNVASSRSGLNMDAIARMGEVLKETAAATADRDGLGCAKLCVFANLPEDVPFMAGAYLGAGEPDAVINVGVSGPGVVKKAIDRAVAANPELSLGELSETIKRTAYKVTRVGEIVGREVAKGLGVGFGIVDLSLAPTPNVGDSVGEIFQSLGLSHIGVPGSTALLAMLNDAVKKGGAFASSSVGGLSGAFIPVSEDLNIAEAAHQGHLGLEKLEAMTAVCSVGLDMVALPGAIPAVTLAGIIADEMAIGVINHKTTAARLIPVPGKQAGDKAVFGGLLGEAHIMPVRDMDGSAGFIRHGGRIPAPLHSLKN